The Macaca fascicularis isolate 582-1 chromosome 1, T2T-MFA8v1.1 genome includes a window with the following:
- the C1H1orf56 gene encoding protein MENT — MVPAAGALLWVLLLSLGPRAAGAQGLTQTPTAMQRISLRSAGPRTRSYRSTARPVLPRKTRIILEDDNDAMADADRLAGPAAAELLAATVSTGFSRSSTINEEDGSSEEGVVINAGKDNTSRELPSVTPSTAGSSSTRFIANSQEPEIRMTSSLPHSPGRSTEDPPGSEATLSQWSTPGSTPSRWPSPSSTAMPPPEDLRLVLMPWGPWHCHCKSGTMSRSRSGKLHGLSGRLRVGALSQLRTEHKPCTYQQCPCNRLREECPLDTSLCTDTNCASQSTTSTRATTTPFPTIHLRSSPSLPPTSPCPALAFWKQVRIGLEDIWNSLSSVFTEMQPIDRNQR; from the exons ATGGTCCCCGCCGCCGGCGCGCTGCTGTGGGTCCTGCTGCTGAGTCTGGGTCCCCGGGCGGCGGGGGCCCAAGGCCTGACCCAGACTCCGACCGCAATGCAGAGGATCAGTTTACGCTCTGCGGGCCCCAGGACCCGCAGCTACCGGAGCACCGCCCGGCCTGTTCTTCCCCGGAAGACGAGGATAATCCTAGAGGACGATAATGATGCCATGGCCGACGCCGACCGCCTGGCTGGACCGGCGGCTGCAGAGCTCTTGGCCGCCACGGTGTCCACCGGCTTTAGCCGGTCGTCCACCATTAACGAGGAGGATGGGTCTTCGGAAGAGGGGGTTGTGATTAATGCCGGAAAGGATAACACCAGCAGAGAGCTTCCCAGTGTGACTCCCAGTACAGCGGGGAGTTCCAGCACGAGGTTTATAGCCAATAGTCAGGAGCCTGAAATCAGGATGACTTCAAGCCTGCCGCACTCCCCCGGGAGGTCTACTGAGGACCCGCCAGGCTCGGAGGCCACCCTGAGCCAGTGGTCCACACCCGGGTCTACCCCGAGCCGGTGGCCGTCACCCTCATCTACAGCCATGCCACCTCCTGAGGATCTGCGACTGGTGCTGATGCCCTGGGGCCCGTGGCACTGCCACTGCAAGTCGGGCACCATGAGCCGGAGCCGGTCTGGGAAGCTGCACGGCCTTTCCGGGCGCCTTAGAGTTGGGGCACTGAGCCAACTCCGCACGGAGCACAAGCCTTGCACCTACCAACAATGTCCCTGCAACCGACTTCGGGAAGAGTGCCCCCTGGACACAAGTCTGTGTACTGACACCAACTGTGCCTCTCAGAGCACCACCAGTACCAGGGCCACCACTACCCCCTTCCCCACCATCCACCTCAGAAGCAGTCCCAGCCTGCCACCcaccagcccctgcccagccctggctTTTTGGAAACAGGTCAGGATTGGCCTGGAGGATATTTGGAATAGCCTCTCTTCAGTGTTCACAGAGATGCAACCA ATAGACAGAAACCAGAGGTAA
- the BNIPL gene encoding bcl-2/adenovirus E1B 19 kDa-interacting protein 2-like protein: MGTIQEAGKKTDVGVREIAEAPELEAALRHGELELKEEWQDEEFPRLLPEEVDPSEDPGDPKGDSQAGTPSTLALCGQRPMRKRLSAPELRLSLTKGPGNDGASPTQSTPSSPDGSSDLEVDELETPSDSEQLDSGHEFEWEDELPRAEGLGASEAAERLGRGCMWDVAGEDGRHWRVFRIGPREQRVDMTVIEPYKKVLSHGGYHGDGLNAVILFASCYLPRSSIPNYTYVMEHLFRYMVGTLELLVAENYLLVHLSGGTSRAQVPPLSWIRQCYRTLDRRLRKNLRALVVVHATWYVKAFLALLRPFISSKFTRKIRFLDSLGELAQLVSLDQVHIPEAVRQLDRDLHGSGGT, from the exons ATGGGAACTATACAAGAGGCAGGAAAAAAGACAGATGTTGG GGTCAGGGAGATTGCAGAAGCCCCAGAACTAGAAGCAGCCCTGAGACATGGGGAATTGGAGCTGAAGGAGGAATGGCAGGATGAAGAATTCCCTAG ATTGCTTCCTGAGGAGGTTGACCCTTCTGAAGATCCTGGAGACCCTAAAGGAGATTCACAGGCAG GTACCCCCAGCACTTTAGCCCTGTGTGGCCAGCGCCCCATGCGCAAGCGTCTTTCTGCCCCAGAGTTGCGGCTGAGTCTGACTAAGGGGCCTGGAAATGATGGAGCTTCGCCCACCCAGTCTACGCCTTCCTCTCCTGATGGCAGTTCTGACCTGGAGGTAGACGAATTGGAGACACCTTCAGACTCGGAGCAGCTGGACAGTGGACATGAATTTGAATGGGAAG ATGAACTACCCCGGGCAGAGGGTCTGGGTGCCAGTGAGGCAGCTGAAAGGCTGGGCCGAGGTTGTATGTGGGATGTGGCTGGAGAAGATGGACGTCACTGGAGGGTGTTCCGAATCGGACCACGGGAGCAGCGCGTAGACATGACTGTCATTGAGCCCTATAAGAAAGTCCTGTCTCATGGAG GTTACCACGGTGATGGCCTCAATGCTGTCATCCTTTTTGCTTCCTGTTATCTACCTAGAAGCAGCATCCCCAACTACACCTATGTCATGGAACACTTGTTTAG GTATATGGTGGGAACTCTGGAGCTGCTAGTAGCTGAAAATTACCTGCTTGTTCATTTGAGTGGAGGCACAAGCAGGGCCCAAGTTCCACCTCTGAGCTGGATACGCCAGTGTTACCGTACCCTGGATCGGCG GCTACGGAAAAACCTGCGAGCCCTGGTGGTTGTCCATGCTACATGGTATGTGAAGGCATTTCTGGCACTGCTTCGGCCCTTCATCAG tTCCAAATTCACACGAAAAATCCGTTTTCTGGACAGCCTGGGGGAGCTGGCGCAACTCGTATCCCTGGATCAAGTCCACATCCCTGAAGCTGTCAGACA GCTGGACCGGGATCTCCATGGCTCAGGAGGGACCTAA